ACAGGGCGTCGTAGAGAGGCGTTTCGAGGGCGAGCTTGAGGTGGTCGTTGTCACCGTGGACCATGGCAAACCCATGGGCGATGGCTTTGAGGCCCGCCGCCTCCGGCGTGACGCCCACATCCTCTGTGACATCGGCGCCGTGAACGATCTGGGCGAGCCGGTCCAGGGCAGGGTCGTGCAGCCCATATTTGAGGAGGATCGACTCGAAGCTGCACCGGCCGGCGACGTGGCCCAACTCGACGCCGGCGACGTCGTATGGGATCGCACCTTCACGCTCAACCACCGGGGCCACGTCCGCCGCCGGCACGTACAGGAACTCCGCTTCCGGGTCGAT
The DNA window shown above is from bacterium and carries:
- a CDS encoding chromate resistance protein, whose protein sequence is MKWVTRENASVDRIACPWLVKRFIDPEAEFLYVPAADVAPVVEREGAIPYDVAGVELGHVAGRCSFESILLKYGLHDPALDRLAQIVHGADVTEDVGVTPEAAGLKAIAHGFAMVHGDNDHLKLALETPLYDALYAWCKHEVGRVRPRA